A stretch of Miscanthus floridulus cultivar M001 chromosome 13, ASM1932011v1, whole genome shotgun sequence DNA encodes these proteins:
- the LOC136501864 gene encoding uncharacterized protein, with amino-acid sequence MKAYCAMVRRLENKFDGLELNHVARRFNEATDELAKMASARTPAPPNVFARDLHKPSVGYASATEEDPSAEPTAGLEAPSAAETPPAEPEAMAINEEPPKTDQGTDWRVPLLDRLVRGELPPDRTEARRLARRAKTYVLCDGELYRRSPSGILQRCITTEAGQSLLQDLHAGVCGHHAAPRTLVGNAFRQGFYWPTAVADATKLVRTCEGCQYYARQTHLPAQALQTIPITWPFAVWGLDIFTGRKFLTFCDNHHIRVAWAAVGHPRTNGQVERANGMILQGLKPRIFNQLKKFGKKWLAELPSVIWSLRNTPSRATGFTPFFLVYGAEAILPTDLEYGSPRLQAYNEQSNRTAREDALDQLEEARDVALLHSARYQQALRRYQARRVQSRDLKVGDLVLRLRQSN; translated from the exons atgaaggcgtactgcgcgatggtacgtcgtctggagaacaagttcgacggtctcgaactcaaccacgttgcacgaagGTTCAACGAGGCCacagacgaactggcaaagatggcatcggcacggaccccggcccctccgaacgtcttcgccagagacctccacaagccgtcCGTCGgctacgcctcggcgacggaagaggacccatcggccgagcccaccgcagggctcgaggccccctctgccgccgagaccCCGCCGGCCGAGCCCGAGGCGATGGCGATTAACGAAGAGCCTCCCAAgaccgaccaaggaacggactggcgagtccctctccttgatcgcctcgtccgaggagagcttcctcctgacagaaccgaagcccgacggcttgcgcgacgcgccaagacttacgtcctctgcgacggcgagttaTACAGGCGCAGCCcgtctggtattctccaacgatgcatcaccaccgaggctggccaatccttacttcaggacttacacgcgggagtctgcgggcaccacgcggcgcctcggacgctcgtaggtaacgccttccgccaaggtttctattggccaacagcagtggccgacgccacaaagctagtacgcacctgcgagggatgccagtactatgctcgacagacgcacctcccggcccaagccctccaaaccatccccatcacatggccattcgctgtatggggactggacat attcaccggtcgcaagttcctaacattctgcgacaaccaccacatccgggtggcctgggcggccgtagggcacccaaggacgaatggccaagtagagcgtgccaacggcatgatcctacaaggccttaagccaagaatattcaaccagttgaaaaagtttggcaagaaatggcttgccgaactcccgtcagtcatctggagcctaagaaataccccgagccgagccacgggattcacaccgttcttcctggtctatggagccgaggccatcctccccactgacttagaatacggctccccgaggctacaggcgtacaacgagcaaagcaaccgcactgcccgcgaagacgccctcgaccaactggaggaagcccgcgacgtcgcgctactacactcagccaggtatcagcaagccctacgacgctaccaagcccggcgcgtccaaagccgggacctgaaggtgggcgacctagtgctgagactgaggcagagcaac